Proteins encoded by one window of Methanobacterium sp. CWC-01:
- a CDS encoding CPBP family intramembrane glutamic endopeptidase — protein sequence MGLKENNRGVIESPDSHKLLEQHKKLLKIRDIKLKDLKLELSEFNFSKEMKLVLSLYALTLVLAEFVTVSLEPTKSILFLVVIIISLIILSSLSSSKKFSYLLQALILIPLLRIMSLSIPATEIDPVYWLAITILPLIASCIFLMQGQGRNRTDIGLNLKNLPVQILVVWGGLAMGFIAYLILKPPVIVSNLNTINLLVSIIILLSVGFTLELIFRGIIQKNADNLMGKHWGLIFVSILFTIQSINWNSVPYLAFVFGVSIIYGYIFQKTNSISGVGLSHGIANVMFFLILPLSQL from the coding sequence ATGGGATTAAAAGAAAATAATAGGGGGGTTATTGAGAGTCCAGATTCCCATAAATTGCTTGAACAACATAAAAAACTCCTAAAAATTAGGGATATTAAATTAAAAGACCTTAAATTAGAACTATCTGAATTTAACTTTTCAAAAGAAATGAAGTTAGTTCTGTCGTTATATGCACTGACATTGGTGTTAGCAGAATTTGTAACAGTTTCCCTTGAACCGACAAAGAGCATTTTGTTTCTTGTAGTGATAATTATATCCCTCATTATTTTATCTTCCTTATCCAGCTCCAAGAAATTTTCATATCTATTACAAGCCCTAATTTTAATTCCGCTACTTCGGATAATGAGTCTTAGTATACCGGCTACAGAAATCGATCCAGTCTATTGGTTAGCCATCACAATTTTGCCTTTAATAGCATCCTGCATTTTCTTGATGCAAGGTCAGGGCCGGAATAGAACTGATATTGGTCTTAACCTGAAGAATTTACCTGTCCAAATTTTAGTTGTTTGGGGAGGTCTGGCAATGGGATTCATCGCTTATTTAATATTGAAACCACCAGTGATTGTATCAAATCTGAACACGATTAATTTACTTGTAAGTATCATCATCTTGTTATCGGTTGGATTCACTTTAGAGCTTATTTTTAGGGGGATAATTCAAAAAAACGCTGATAATTTAATGGGAAAACATTGGGGACTGATATTTGTTTCCATCCTTTTCACGATCCAGTCCATCAATTGGAATTCCGTTCCTTATTTAGCTTTCGTATTCGGTGTTTCAATAATTTATGGGTATATTTTTCAAAAAACAAACAGTATATCAGGAGTGGGCCTGTCTCACGGCATCGCAAATGTAATGTTTTTCTTGATCCTGCCTTTATCACAATTATAG
- the pyrF gene encoding orotidine-5'-phosphate decarboxylase, translating into MEVENKIIVALDLPDLEEAMQVVEAVREEINTVKIGYPLVLAQGLDSISTIKDEFGCQVIADFKVADIPDTNRKIADLTFQAGADAVIVQGFVGDDSARACMDSAHSNGGEVFLLTEMSHPGASKFIQPVSLEIAKMGVKLGIENFVGPSTRLDRLEKIRDVIGSDSFLISPGVGTQGGTPKDTLTFADAIIIGRSIYLSEDPELAIQSFIDSIEV; encoded by the coding sequence ATGGAAGTGGAAAATAAGATCATAGTTGCTTTGGACCTCCCGGACCTGGAGGAGGCCATGCAAGTGGTGGAAGCAGTTAGAGAAGAAATAAATACGGTTAAAATAGGATATCCCCTTGTCCTAGCACAGGGGCTGGATTCTATTTCAACCATTAAAGATGAATTTGGTTGTCAGGTGATTGCTGATTTTAAAGTGGCCGATATTCCCGACACCAACCGTAAAATAGCCGATTTAACTTTCCAGGCTGGTGCTGATGCGGTTATTGTTCAAGGTTTCGTGGGGGATGATAGTGCCCGGGCCTGCATGGATTCTGCTCATAGTAATGGTGGGGAAGTATTCCTATTAACAGAAATGTCACATCCTGGAGCTTCGAAATTTATACAACCGGTTTCTCTAGAAATAGCCAAGATGGGAGTCAAATTGGGCATAGAAAACTTTGTAGGCCCATCAACAAGACTAGATCGCTTGGAAAAAATAAGAGACGTCATTGGATCAGATTCCTTCCTCATTTCCCCGGGTGTGGGAACCCAGGGAGGAACTCCGAAAGATACACTTACTTTTGCAGACGCAATCATCATCGGTCGCAGTATTTATCTATCCGAAGATCCGGAGCTTGCCATTCAGTCCTTCATAGATAGTATTGAAGTATAG
- a CDS encoding GDP-mannose 4,6-dehydratase, producing the protein MSFEFWNDRNVFVTGCTGLLGSWLTKKLVESGANVIGLIRDLVPKSNLNWSGFDDKIVTVRGEIEDYFILERVLNEYEIDTVFHLAAQTIVTIANRNPISTFNANIKGTWNLLEAARRSPLLERMVVASSDKAYGSQLNLPYDEKTPLEGKHPYDVSKSCADLLCGSYHETYGLPVCVTRCGNFYGGGDLNFNRIVPGTIRSVLENNRPIIRSDGKMVRDYFYIEDGAEAYMLLAEKMTKKIHGEAFNFSNEDPMNVLEIVNEILKAMSSDLKPIIRNESSNEIEKQYLSALKAREILGWNSRYSMEEGLEKTIKWYQDLSLNSNQLKK; encoded by the coding sequence TTGTCTTTTGAATTTTGGAATGATCGCAATGTCTTTGTTACGGGATGCACGGGACTTCTAGGTTCTTGGCTTACCAAAAAGTTGGTCGAGAGTGGTGCTAATGTAATTGGACTTATCAGGGACCTAGTGCCTAAATCTAACCTTAACTGGTCTGGATTCGATGATAAAATAGTTACAGTGCGGGGTGAAATAGAAGATTACTTTATCTTAGAGAGGGTACTCAATGAATACGAGATCGACACTGTATTCCACTTAGCAGCTCAGACCATAGTTACGATTGCTAATCGTAATCCAATTTCAACCTTCAATGCCAACATTAAGGGAACCTGGAATCTTTTAGAAGCTGCTCGTAGATCTCCTCTTTTGGAAAGAATGGTGGTGGCCTCCAGCGATAAAGCCTATGGGAGTCAGTTAAATCTTCCATACGATGAAAAAACACCTTTAGAAGGAAAGCATCCCTATGATGTTTCCAAAAGTTGTGCTGATCTTTTATGTGGATCTTACCACGAGACCTATGGTCTTCCAGTCTGCGTTACCCGTTGTGGAAATTTCTATGGAGGAGGAGACTTAAATTTCAACCGCATAGTTCCAGGAACAATTCGTTCTGTTCTAGAAAATAACAGACCCATTATCAGGAGTGACGGTAAGATGGTAAGGGACTATTTCTATATAGAAGACGGTGCCGAGGCTTACATGTTACTCGCAGAAAAAATGACCAAAAAAATTCACGGTGAAGCCTTTAATTTCAGTAATGAAGATCCGATGAACGTACTGGAAATAGTGAATGAAATTCTCAAAGCCATGAGCAGCGATCTCAAACCAATAATTCGCAACGAATCAAGTAATGAAATAGAGAAACAGTACTTATCTGCTTTAAAGGCTCGCGAAATATTAGGGTGGAATTCTCGTTATAGTATGGAAGAAGGGCTGGAAAAGACCATAAAATGGTATCAGGATCTAAGCTTAAATTCTAATCAGTTAAAAAAATAA
- a CDS encoding glycosyltransferase family 2 protein, producing MNTKNFTDNQSIQSISFIKDVEEYSNTHNSQLTVSEVLNRDYTHSMKHVTFLLPAYNEEESIGTLLRDVRKCRKSRVLVIDNNSNDRTAEIAKKSGANVLRERKQGKGFAVKTGFENIKSEFAVMLDADNTYDPKDAQKLLKPLMEGEADVVLGSRLRGKREEGSISRFNLLGNHLLSFFASLLYSNVSDVCTGYWAFKKNVIEQLLQDGIDSDGFDIEAEMFSKVSKNNFRVLEVPIHYKSRLDATKLNSVNDGVKIFIRLFSNWVKMRRGSLR from the coding sequence ATGAATACAAAAAATTTTACGGATAATCAGTCTATTCAATCTATTAGTTTTATCAAAGATGTGGAAGAGTATTCTAATACGCACAATAGCCAACTCACTGTTAGCGAAGTTCTCAATAGAGATTATACTCATTCCATGAAACATGTCACATTTTTATTGCCCGCATATAACGAAGAAGAATCAATTGGTACCTTACTTAGAGATGTGCGGAAATGTCGTAAATCTAGAGTTCTAGTTATTGATAATAATTCCAATGATAGAACCGCAGAGATTGCTAAAAAATCTGGAGCCAACGTGCTTCGAGAACGTAAACAGGGCAAAGGATTTGCGGTGAAAACTGGTTTTGAAAACATTAAATCTGAATTCGCAGTGATGTTGGATGCGGATAATACTTATGATCCTAAAGATGCTCAGAAACTTTTAAAACCTCTCATGGAAGGCGAAGCTGATGTGGTTTTAGGCTCTAGACTTCGAGGTAAACGCGAAGAAGGTTCCATCAGTCGATTTAATTTATTAGGAAATCATCTGCTCAGTTTTTTTGCTAGTTTACTGTACTCCAATGTTTCCGACGTATGCACTGGTTACTGGGCATTCAAAAAGAACGTCATTGAGCAACTATTGCAGGATGGAATTGATTCTGATGGATTTGACATAGAAGCCGAAATGTTTTCAAAAGTATCTAAAAATAATTTCAGAGTTTTAGAAGTTCCTATTCACTATAAAAGCAGATTAGATGCCACTAAATTGAATTCTGTAAATGATGGAGTTAAAATTTTCATAAGATTGTTTTCTAATTGGGTAAAAATGAGAAGGGGGAGCTTGAGATGA
- a CDS encoding CBS domain-containing protein, with product MLTSVQKEILQSLINLYRKADGKSIKGEEIAEVMNRNPGTIRNQMQSLRSLGLVKGVPGPRGGYKPTVKAYQTLNIDESDKQTLVPIYKDGKKLKDLSVTKIEFTSITHPGECEAAIKAVGNIKHLDLGDKVRIGPTPVNKLVVDGEVVGRDDMDNILLLDTTAIRSIPKKKVIEVATKKLTTLDASKRIREAAMLLSEREIEGAPVTKEGGIVGMLTLSDISQALAEGKEDLKVADIMSTDIITVEEEIMIAEAIEIMNRNHIGRLIVVDENGNSIGIVTRTDLLDKIAGIK from the coding sequence ATGTTAACTTCAGTCCAAAAGGAAATCCTGCAAAGTCTTATTAATTTATACCGCAAGGCTGACGGTAAGTCCATCAAGGGAGAAGAAATAGCCGAGGTAATGAACCGTAACCCGGGTACTATTCGTAATCAGATGCAATCCCTTAGAAGTTTAGGTTTAGTTAAAGGAGTTCCCGGTCCGCGTGGTGGATACAAACCGACTGTAAAGGCATATCAAACCCTTAATATTGATGAATCTGATAAACAGACTTTAGTTCCAATTTATAAGGATGGAAAAAAGCTTAAAGATCTTTCTGTAACCAAGATCGAATTCACCAGTATAACTCATCCTGGAGAATGTGAGGCTGCTATCAAAGCGGTGGGCAATATAAAACACCTGGATCTGGGGGATAAAGTTCGTATAGGTCCCACCCCTGTCAACAAACTGGTGGTTGATGGTGAAGTGGTAGGTAGGGATGATATGGATAACATCCTGCTTCTGGACACTACAGCCATCAGGAGCATACCTAAAAAAAAGGTTATAGAAGTTGCAACTAAAAAATTAACTACCCTTGATGCTTCTAAAAGGATCAGGGAAGCTGCTATGTTACTGTCAGAGCGGGAAATTGAGGGCGCTCCGGTAACCAAGGAAGGAGGAATAGTGGGAATGTTGACTCTCAGCGACATCTCTCAGGCCCTGGCGGAAGGTAAAGAAGATCTTAAAGTGGCCGATATCATGTCCACTGACATAATTACCGTAGAAGAAGAGATCATGATTGCGGAAGCCATTGAAATTATGAATAGAAATCACATCGGTCGGCTTATTGTAGTGGATGAGAATGGTAATTCCATTGGAATAGTCACTCGCACCGATCTTCTGGACAAGATTGCGGGAATAAAATAG
- a CDS encoding MBL fold metallo-hydrolase, which yields MKITFLGTNGWYDTETGNTICTLLETKDYYIILDAGNGIYKIDEYLKDSKKPIYLFLSHFHLDHIEGLHILNKFNFKNQFMIYGQFGTRKVLNNIINQPYTVPLEQLPFEVHVNEVEEGVHHLPFRVECKFLPHASPCLGYRFNVDGKVITYCTDTGPHKNVEELADNADLLITECSLRMGENYPGWPHLNPLDSVKIALKANAKKLVLTHFDANIYRSRSERLESKESMEKLFENIFYASDGLEIEL from the coding sequence ATGAAAATCACCTTCTTAGGAACTAATGGATGGTATGATACGGAGACCGGAAATACTATCTGCACCCTCCTGGAGACAAAAGACTACTATATTATCCTGGATGCTGGAAATGGCATTTACAAAATTGATGAATATTTAAAAGATTCAAAAAAACCAATTTATCTATTTTTGAGTCACTTCCACCTGGATCATATTGAAGGCCTTCATATATTGAATAAATTCAATTTTAAAAATCAATTTATGATCTACGGACAATTTGGAACACGTAAAGTGTTGAATAATATTATTAATCAACCATACACAGTTCCCTTAGAACAACTACCCTTTGAGGTTCATGTAAATGAGGTTGAGGAGGGGGTACATCACTTGCCATTTAGAGTTGAATGTAAATTCTTACCACACGCCTCACCCTGTTTAGGTTACCGCTTTAATGTTGATGGAAAGGTTATTACCTACTGTACCGACACTGGGCCTCATAAAAATGTCGAAGAACTGGCTGATAATGCTGATTTACTCATTACTGAGTGTTCTCTTCGAATGGGGGAGAATTATCCTGGTTGGCCACATCTCAATCCTCTTGACTCTGTTAAAATAGCTTTAAAGGCTAATGCTAAAAAATTAGTTTTGACCCATTTTGATGCCAATATCTATCGATCTAGGAGTGAAAGACTGGAATCGAAGGAATCTATGGAAAAATTATTTGAAAATATATTCTATGCCAGTGATGGATTGGAAATAGAACTTTGA
- the rfbF gene encoding glucose-1-phosphate cytidylyltransferase: MKVVILCGGKGTRLREETEFRPKPMVKIGEKPILWHIMKIYAYYGFKDFVICLGYKGDMIKEYFLNYGIMNNDFTIDMANEGNLEIYNNKETEDWRVTLADTGEDSQTGARVKKIEKYIDGDTFMLTYGDGVARIDIKDLLQFHQNHGKTGTMTGVHPSSRFGEFSLENNRITRFSEKPQTTADLINGGFFVFNTDFFDYLSENEDCIMEQDPLENLATDGGLMLYRNKDFWQCVDTYRELEHLNEYWKGKNPPWKVW; encoded by the coding sequence ATGAAGGTTGTAATACTTTGTGGGGGAAAAGGAACGCGTTTGAGAGAAGAAACAGAATTCCGCCCTAAACCCATGGTAAAAATAGGTGAAAAACCCATTCTTTGGCACATAATGAAGATCTATGCTTATTATGGGTTCAAAGATTTTGTCATATGTTTAGGGTATAAAGGAGATATGATCAAGGAGTATTTCCTTAATTATGGAATCATGAACAATGATTTCACAATTGACATGGCCAATGAAGGTAATTTAGAGATTTATAATAATAAAGAAACAGAGGATTGGAGAGTTACACTTGCAGACACTGGAGAAGACTCCCAGACTGGAGCTAGGGTGAAAAAAATAGAAAAATATATCGATGGAGATACTTTCATGCTTACTTATGGTGATGGAGTGGCTCGTATCGATATTAAGGATCTCTTGCAATTCCATCAAAATCATGGAAAGACAGGGACGATGACTGGAGTCCATCCTTCTTCTAGGTTTGGAGAATTTTCCTTAGAAAACAATAGAATTACTAGATTCAGTGAAAAACCGCAGACTACCGCTGATTTGATCAATGGTGGGTTTTTCGTCTTCAACACAGATTTCTTTGATTATCTAAGTGAAAATGAGGATTGTATAATGGAACAGGACCCACTGGAGAATCTTGCAACTGATGGCGGCCTCATGCTTTATCGTAATAAAGATTTCTGGCAATGTGTAGACACCTACCGGGAATTAGAACATTTAAACGAATATTGGAAGGGGAAAAATCCTCCGTGGAAGGTTTGGTAG
- a CDS encoding DUF1972 domain-containing protein gives MKIAIIGSRGIPANYGGFETFAHGLTENLVEKGYDITVSCEYKPKDSRKDSFKGSKLEYFPIKPPENYLLRKFYENLSDIYFLLKLSRRNEMIYFLGIEVGMFLFIPKLLNRKSTVMVNIDGVMWERSKFNRLERWLLKLNHNMATRFADKIVADAEAMKNYVDKKYWDKTVYLSYGINSPERIPWNGEVLKRLENYTSRDIVPGKYFLVVARLEPENNIHTIVDGFCKAEINIPLVIVGDFTSEGYKEQVESLAETCVHPGVIFLGSVYDQDLLNMLRQNCTAYIHGHSVGGTNPSLLEAAISRNIIIAHDNQFNSEVCGKSAVYFANETELARKMKLVYRYNENYLDLKDNVYYRVKKNYLWNKITEDYHSLLQEMETDMKDIKLPAEDLKLIKEDIELITEDIELITKDSKRIAKNSQINLEESKIIKDSKINAKDTKLIVEDGKIA, from the coding sequence ATGAAAATTGCTATTATCGGAAGTCGAGGCATACCAGCCAACTATGGCGGTTTTGAAACCTTTGCCCATGGATTAACTGAAAATCTGGTGGAAAAAGGATACGATATAACGGTCAGTTGTGAGTACAAACCAAAAGATTCCCGTAAAGATAGCTTTAAAGGTTCTAAACTGGAATACTTCCCCATTAAACCGCCGGAAAATTACCTATTAAGAAAATTTTATGAAAATCTTTCAGATATTTACTTCCTGCTTAAGTTAAGTAGAAGAAATGAAATGATTTACTTCCTCGGTATAGAAGTGGGAATGTTTCTTTTCATTCCCAAGCTTCTTAACAGGAAATCAACTGTCATGGTAAATATAGACGGTGTAATGTGGGAAAGAAGTAAATTCAATAGATTAGAAAGATGGCTTCTTAAATTAAATCATAACATGGCCACCAGGTTTGCAGATAAGATTGTAGCTGATGCTGAAGCAATGAAAAACTACGTGGATAAAAAATATTGGGACAAAACTGTCTATCTTTCCTACGGAATTAACTCTCCAGAACGGATCCCCTGGAATGGAGAAGTTCTGAAACGACTTGAAAACTACACTTCTAGGGATATCGTTCCCGGAAAATATTTTTTAGTTGTTGCCAGACTTGAGCCTGAAAATAACATCCATACCATAGTGGATGGATTCTGCAAGGCTGAGATTAATATTCCACTGGTAATTGTGGGCGATTTTACCAGCGAAGGTTATAAAGAGCAGGTTGAATCCCTGGCAGAGACTTGTGTCCATCCCGGAGTAATATTTCTGGGCTCAGTCTACGATCAAGATCTGTTAAATATGCTCCGACAGAACTGTACGGCCTACATACATGGTCATTCCGTAGGAGGAACCAATCCTTCACTTTTAGAGGCTGCCATTTCTCGCAATATAATAATAGCACATGATAACCAGTTTAACAGTGAAGTGTGCGGAAAATCAGCGGTTTACTTTGCTAATGAGACAGAACTAGCCAGAAAAATGAAACTGGTGTACAGGTACAATGAAAATTACCTTGATCTTAAGGATAATGTGTATTATCGGGTGAAAAAGAATTATCTATGGAATAAAATCACTGAAGATTACCATTCGCTTCTCCAGGAAATGGAGACGGACATGAAGGACATTAAACTTCCTGCAGAAGATCTAAAACTCATCAAAGAAGATATTGAACTAATTACCGAAGACATAGAACTAATAACTAAAGATAGCAAACGTATAGCCAAAAATAGTCAAATTAACCTGGAAGAATCTAAAATAATCAAGGACAGTAAAATAAATGCAAAAGACACCAAATTAATAGTTGAAGACGGTAAAATTGCCTAG
- a CDS encoding deoxyhypusine synthase, translated as MNIKEGMSIKELLEEMGKAGALGAGRIHRATNLMAEVMADQDTAVFLSVAGPMVPGGLRKVIRNLIHDGHVQALITSGANITHDLLEAFGGAHYRGLDHDDEKLCDMGMGRIGDIYTNSEDFEVFEKRMVPIISCISQEKKHLTIQEFIKEIGLLLQDDESIIRTAALKDVPIYAPGIVDSMLGLQLWMYTQENPLQLDAVGDMHRLSDQVFDSQKVATVILGGGLPKHYALASNLIKGGVDAAIQITMDRSETGSLSGAPLEEAKSWAKARAGSNLVTVIGDATIIFPLMVAGAREIM; from the coding sequence ATGAATATTAAGGAAGGTATGAGCATCAAGGAGCTTCTGGAGGAGATGGGAAAGGCAGGAGCTTTAGGAGCTGGGCGTATTCACCGAGCAACTAATTTAATGGCTGAAGTAATGGCCGATCAAGATACGGCGGTGTTTTTAAGCGTAGCTGGACCAATGGTCCCGGGAGGTCTTCGTAAAGTTATAAGGAATCTAATTCATGATGGACATGTTCAGGCCCTCATAACCAGCGGTGCAAATATCACCCACGACCTTCTGGAGGCGTTCGGTGGGGCACACTACCGGGGACTAGATCATGATGATGAAAAACTCTGTGACATGGGTATGGGCCGAATAGGGGATATATATACAAATTCTGAGGATTTTGAAGTTTTTGAAAAAAGGATGGTCCCCATAATTTCCTGTATCTCTCAGGAAAAAAAACATCTCACCATCCAGGAGTTCATTAAAGAAATTGGTTTACTACTTCAAGATGATGAATCCATAATACGCACCGCTGCCCTAAAGGATGTGCCTATTTATGCGCCGGGAATTGTGGATAGTATGTTAGGATTGCAGCTTTGGATGTACACCCAGGAGAACCCACTCCAACTGGACGCAGTGGGAGATATGCACCGACTATCTGACCAGGTATTTGATTCGCAAAAGGTAGCCACTGTTATCCTGGGAGGGGGATTACCAAAACATTATGCTCTGGCCTCAAATCTTATAAAAGGAGGAGTGGATGCTGCTATTCAGATAACCATGGATCGTAGTGAAACTGGAAGTTTAAGTGGCGCTCCCTTGGAGGAGGCAAAATCCTGGGCCAAAGCCAGAGCAGGATCCAATCTGGTCACCGTTATAGGGGATGCTACTATAATATTCCCCCTGATGGTGGCTGGTGCTAGGGAGATTATGTAA
- the rfbH gene encoding lipopolysaccharide biosynthesis protein RfbH, translated as MEKKIRSEIFKKVTEIYELRKSSETFQPGQDSINYAGRVYDEKEMISLVDSAIDFWLTAGKYAEEFERELARFIGVKHCLLTNSGSSANLLAVSALTSPKLGERRLKPGDEVITTACGFPTTLNPILQNQLTPVFVDVELGTYNIQSDAIEGAISEKTKAICAPHTLGNPFNIDKIDEIAKKNNLWLIEDNCDALGSRFNGSYTGSFGHLSTLSFYPAHHITMGEGGAVLTNDPLLKEIVASFRDWGRDCWCDPGHDNTCGRRFNWQLGSLPYGYDHKYIYSHIGYNLKVTDMQAAVGLRQLEKLPDFIESRKNNFKVLQKLLLEYEDYLLLPQVENKADPSWFGFPILVKNDAPFNRDDIVDYLEKNKIATRMLFGGNLTRQPAYEDMQFRQIDSLENTDLVMNNLFWIGVYPGITEKKMEYVINTIREFLGDF; from the coding sequence ATGGAAAAAAAAATCCGAAGCGAAATTTTTAAGAAAGTTACTGAAATTTATGAATTACGAAAATCCAGTGAAACATTCCAACCTGGCCAAGACAGCATTAATTATGCAGGAAGGGTTTATGATGAAAAAGAAATGATCAGTCTAGTCGATTCAGCCATAGACTTTTGGCTTACTGCTGGAAAATATGCAGAAGAATTTGAAAGAGAGCTTGCCAGATTTATAGGAGTTAAACATTGTCTCCTTACTAATTCAGGGTCATCTGCTAATCTACTGGCTGTTTCAGCGTTAACTTCTCCAAAATTAGGTGAAAGAAGGTTAAAACCAGGTGATGAAGTTATTACTACTGCATGTGGCTTTCCAACTACTTTAAATCCTATTTTGCAGAATCAGCTAACTCCGGTATTTGTTGATGTAGAACTGGGCACTTACAACATCCAGTCCGATGCCATTGAAGGAGCTATATCAGAGAAAACTAAAGCAATATGTGCGCCGCACACTCTAGGGAACCCTTTTAACATTGATAAAATTGATGAAATTGCCAAGAAAAATAATCTGTGGCTCATAGAGGATAACTGTGATGCTTTAGGTTCCCGATTTAATGGTAGCTATACTGGAAGCTTTGGTCATTTATCTACCTTGAGCTTTTATCCAGCTCATCATATAACCATGGGGGAAGGTGGAGCAGTCTTGACCAATGACCCTCTCCTTAAAGAAATCGTTGCCTCTTTTAGGGATTGGGGACGAGACTGCTGGTGTGATCCGGGTCATGATAACACATGTGGCCGCAGATTCAACTGGCAACTAGGTTCTCTGCCCTATGGCTATGATCATAAGTACATCTATTCTCACATTGGTTATAATCTTAAGGTTACCGACATGCAGGCTGCAGTGGGCCTTAGACAACTAGAAAAATTGCCAGATTTTATCGAAAGTCGAAAAAATAACTTTAAAGTTCTTCAGAAACTCCTGCTTGAATATGAAGATTATCTACTACTGCCCCAAGTAGAAAATAAGGCAGATCCGAGTTGGTTTGGGTTTCCTATTCTTGTGAAGAATGATGCACCATTTAATCGTGATGATATCGTCGATTACCTCGAAAAAAATAAAATAGCAACTAGGATGTTGTTTGGCGGAAATTTAACTCGACAGCCAGCTTATGAAGACATGCAATTCAGACAGATTGATTCACTTGAAAATACAGATCTGGTTATGAATAACTTATTCTGGATTGGAGTTTACCCGGGGATAACCGAAAAAAAGATGGAATATGTGATTAATACAATTAGAGAGTTTTTGGGGGACTTTTAA
- the cbiM gene encoding cobalt ECF transporter S component CbiM: MHIMEGFLPWQWCLFWYLVAIPVVVYGIIQIKRITDEKPESKPILAVSGAFMFILSSLKLPSVTGSCSHPTGNGLGAVLFGPAATSVLAAIVLVFQALLLAHGGITTLGANIFSMGIVGPLVAWLVYKGIKKIGWGPSIGIFFAALLGDWLTYVTTATQLALAFPIPTFVEAFVKFMVIFAYTQVPLAIAEGLLTVVIFDYIMKLRPDILRNLKVIGPEKAEEVSEKAPEVA, encoded by the coding sequence TTGCACATAATGGAAGGATTTTTACCTTGGCAATGGTGTTTATTTTGGTATTTAGTTGCAATACCTGTTGTAGTATACGGGATAATTCAGATTAAAAGAATTACAGACGAAAAGCCAGAATCTAAACCAATACTTGCAGTTTCAGGCGCTTTTATGTTTATTTTATCATCACTAAAACTTCCTTCAGTTACAGGAAGTTGTTCTCACCCTACAGGCAATGGTCTAGGGGCGGTATTGTTTGGACCTGCAGCAACCAGTGTTTTAGCGGCAATTGTTCTTGTTTTCCAGGCATTACTACTGGCCCATGGTGGGATTACTACACTTGGTGCTAACATTTTCTCAATGGGTATTGTAGGTCCATTAGTGGCATGGCTTGTGTACAAAGGTATTAAAAAGATAGGTTGGGGCCCTTCCATTGGAATATTTTTTGCTGCACTTCTTGGTGATTGGTTGACTTATGTAACCACCGCTACACAGTTAGCATTGGCTTTTCCCATACCCACATTTGTAGAAGCTTTTGTTAAGTTTATGGTAATATTTGCTTACACTCAGGTGCCTCTGGCAATTGCTGAAGGTCTTCTTACCGTGGTAATATTTGATTACATAATGAAATTAAGACCAGATATTTTGAGAAATTTGAAAGTCATAGGCCCGGAAAAAGCAGAGGAAGTTTCAGAAAAAGCACCGGAGGTGGCTTAA
- a CDS encoding TRAM domain-containing protein produces MFRDDYGSKGNSAPVNEGEEYDVKIEDTGRDGDGITRIEGFVIFVSGAKVGDEVKIRINSVRRNFGFAEVVE; encoded by the coding sequence ATGTTTAGAGATGACTACGGTAGTAAAGGTAATTCTGCTCCTGTTAATGAAGGAGAAGAATATGATGTTAAGATTGAGGACACTGGTAGGGACGGTGACGGGATCACTCGTATTGAAGGTTTTGTGATTTTCGTTTCTGGTGCCAAGGTTGGCGATGAAGTTAAAATCAGGATTAACTCTGTCAGAAGGAACTTCGGTTTCGCCGAAGTAGTGGAATAA